The window CTGTCCGGCGGACGCCAGGAGCCCGGCGGGAACGAGCTGCACGTCGGACGGGAACCCGTGCACGCTGGATCAATGCGACGGCAGCAGCGTGAGCTGCCAGCACCCGGCCGGCAACGCGGGGGCGGCGTGCCGCGCCTCGGGCGGTGAGTGCGATCCAGCCGAGAGCTGCAATGGCACGAACACCTCCTGTCCGGCGGACGCCAGGAGTGCGGCGGGAACGAGCTGCACGTCGGACGGGAACCCGTGCACGCTCGATCAATGCGACGGCAGCAGCGTGAGCTGCCAGCACCCGGTCGGCAACGCGGGGGCGGCGTGCCGCGCCTCGGGCGGTGAGTGTGACCCGGCTGAGACGTGCAGCGGCGTGAGTAGCATCTGCCCGGTGGATCGCAAGAGCATGGATTCGTGTCGCCCCGCCACGGGCGCGTGCGATGTGCCGGAGAGCTGCAATGGGGTGAGCAACGACTGCCCGCCCGATGCGGTGGCGCCAGGTGGGGCCGTATGCGGGCTTCCTACGGGTCAGTGCGACGCCGTCGATACCTGCGATGGTGTGAACAAGACCTGCGTGGACCGTAAGGCGCTGAACGGGACCCCCTGCGAAGATGACGACGTCTGCACCTTCGGCGATACCTGCAATGGGAATGGCGCTTGCCAGGCAGGCCCTGGGGACGTCTGCGCTGTCGCTAAAGTCACGGGTGGCGGGCAGGTAGTTCCGAACGCTGGAGGGATCGCCAGTTTCGGGTTCGTCGCGGAGCGCCAAACACTGGGCGGCCCGACGACCGGCCACTTCAATTACCTCAATCACTCGACCGGGCTGCACGTGAACGGACCAGTCACTCTGCTCATCGTGGACAGCCCCACGACTGCGACCTTCCAAGGCTCGGGGACATGTAACCTGACTCCATGCACGTTTGTGGTCAGCGTAGAAGATGGAGGTGAGCCCGGCCGGGACAGAGACAAGCTAGAGGTCAGCATTGTGCCGAACTCGCCGACGGAGGTCGGTCCCCCCAAGAGAACGATCAGCAGAGGGAACATCCAGGTCCATAAATCATCGTCAGGGATCGCTCAGAGTGAGACGGGGATGACGGGTGCAGGAGGAGGCGTCTTCCCATCTGGTACCTTGTATAACGGTGTTCTTCTCGACGGCACACTATTTGGACTGGGCGTCACGATTGCCTACGCTCAGACAGCCGAGGGACAGTTCCAGACCACCCTGACAGGCATTTCTGTCCTTGGTCTGGAGCGGTCGATTCAACTGGAAGGCAAAACCAGCAGCGGTTCTTCCTGGGCTGCTGACGCCGCAACCTTCTCAGGACAGTGCAGCGTGGATATGGGTGACGGAACTCCTCCACTCCTGGATGTCCCCTTCACCATCGTGGTGGTGACGAATGCCGACGGTCAAGGCAGCCTCACGCTGACCCTTGGCACAATCCATTTGCCTGCGGCCACGATCAATGAGGGAAGCATCAAGATCAAGTAATCCTTCAAGCCAGGCGCCAGCTGCGGAGCGCGGGCGGCGGGAAGCAGGAGACCTCGAGCCGTTCCCCGGATTCCGGGTGCGGGAAGCTGAGGCGCTCCGCGTGCAGCAGGAGTCCGGAGTCGCCGGGGAAGGGCGGGCGACCCCCGTAGACCGGGAACCACGTGCGAGGACGGCGTCGACCTCGGGAACCCCGCGGCGGTGCCGGTCGGCGTCACCTGCCGCCTGTGCGATCGCATGAATTGCGAGCAGCGCGCCTTTCCCGCCATCCAGAGCCCGCTCGAGATCGACGAGAACGTCCGCGGAGCGTCGTTCTACGCTTCGACGTCGGAAGGGGAGCGTTAGCCGAAGCGGCGACCAGCGACTGAAGGCAAGGTCGCCGTGGGCGTCGAGGTCGAAGGCTGCTCTCTTCTGGATGCGGGTTCGACTCCCGCCGCCACCGCCATCCCTTGAAAGCGAGTTCCTCTATGGGCAGCTGTTGTTGGTGACGTGCTGGCTGATGGCGGGGCAGGCGCCGGCGGCGCCGCTGTAGTTCTTCTCGTTGCCCAGCGGGTCGCGCGACCAGCTGCCGTCGGTTGCGGCGCCGTCGGTGCCCGCGACGACGAACCAGACATTTCCGGCCAGCGGGATCGTCGCGGTGC of the Candidatus Dormiibacterota bacterium genome contains:
- a CDS encoding post-COAP-1 domain-containing protein codes for the protein MDRKALNGTPCEDDDVCTFGDTCNGNGACQAGPGDVCAVAKVTGGGQVVPNAGGIASFGFVAERQTLGGPTTGHFNYLNHSTGLHVNGPVTLLIVDSPTTATFQGSGTCNLTPCTFVVSVEDGGEPGRDRDKLEVSIVPNSPTEVGPPKRTISRGNIQVHKSSSGIAQSETGMTGAGGGVFPSGTLYNGVLLDGTLFGLGVTIAYAQTAEGQFQTTLTGISVLGLERSIQLEGKTSSGSSWAADAATFSGQCSVDMGDGTPPLLDVPFTIVVVTNADGQGSLTLTLGTIHLPAATINEGSIKIK